One genomic window of Spirochaetia bacterium 38H-sp includes the following:
- a CDS encoding SH3 domain-containing protein gives MIKRLALIVVLAVLLVSCGQNAIGYGVVMWSDDEKVLQTATIVTVLKESEIYDTYTLTLGDKKVSVPRWQLMFFGSREDAEGFLAKMGRFASVYATATVNALRIRQNPNQTADVVYKLAEGERVKVISGPVTDKDGMSWLEVYTKGGIRGFTAASYLKTQTKHDKEQLEPDIVSRFISSTWRPLYFKEMIENNEIDVYRFGNVYGLFTDKDKGIIRIDLPKLKAEFPFSRILPVSSQELVTEGSNVRIVFTDENEISVQFPYGNKNKTEFFYATDEDMDLIAANEISKREDEFKSLIKDGNRLASNSYGILTINEDKTFKWERNSSIRGKYIPSYAANTGKIDISVIASASLRKNYDGVIGFYFDKTDKSETLYFLYKKESGGIRLYYLSHDAIEDNIVVREPSAPIVLYFTYLP, from the coding sequence ATGATAAAGAGACTTGCTTTGATTGTTGTTCTTGCGGTTTTGCTTGTTTCCTGCGGTCAAAATGCCATAGGTTATGGTGTTGTCATGTGGTCTGATGACGAGAAGGTTCTCCAGACTGCAACAATAGTCACTGTGCTTAAAGAATCGGAGATTTATGATACTTATACGCTTACTTTGGGAGATAAAAAGGTAAGTGTCCCGCGCTGGCAGCTTATGTTCTTTGGCTCCAGAGAGGATGCAGAAGGTTTCCTGGCAAAGATGGGGCGCTTTGCTTCTGTGTATGCTACTGCTACTGTCAATGCGCTCAGGATAAGGCAAAATCCCAATCAGACTGCAGATGTTGTCTATAAACTTGCGGAGGGTGAGCGGGTCAAGGTTATCTCCGGTCCTGTAACGGATAAGGATGGTATGAGCTGGCTTGAGGTATACACCAAGGGTGGTATCAGAGGTTTTACTGCTGCGTCATATCTTAAAACGCAGACAAAGCATGATAAGGAGCAGTTGGAGCCGGATATAGTTAGCCGTTTTATTTCTTCTACTTGGAGACCGTTGTATTTTAAAGAGATGATAGAAAATAATGAGATTGATGTTTATCGTTTTGGCAATGTTTACGGATTGTTTACGGATAAGGATAAGGGGATTATAAGGATAGATTTGCCTAAGCTTAAGGCAGAGTTCCCTTTTTCCAGAATTCTTCCTGTTTCTTCTCAGGAGCTTGTCACTGAGGGGTCCAATGTGAGGATTGTGTTTACGGATGAGAATGAGATTTCTGTCCAATTTCCTTATGGAAATAAGAATAAAACGGAGTTTTTCTATGCAACAGATGAGGATATGGACCTTATTGCTGCTAATGAAATTTCAAAGAGAGAGGATGAGTTTAAATCTCTTATCAAGGATGGCAACAGGCTGGCAAGTAATTCTTACGGGATTCTGACTATCAATGAGGATAAGACTTTTAAATGGGAGAGAAACAGCAGCATAAGGGGTAAGTATATTCCGTCTTATGCTGCAAATACTGGTAAAATAGATATTTCTGTGATTGCTTCTGCTTCTCTAAGAAAGAATTATGACGGGGTTATAGGTTTCTACTTTGACAAAACGGACAAGTCGGAGACTCTTTATTTTCTATACAAGAAGGAAAGCGGGGGTATAAGGCTGTACTATCTTTCTCATGATGCAATTGAGGATAATATTGTCGTAAGGGAGCCTTCTGCTCCTATTGTGCTTTACTTTACTTATTTACCGTAA
- a CDS encoding ABC-F family ATP-binding cassette domain-containing protein, giving the protein MASIGLDNISLRFGPRSLIESFSWTVDNNTRAALVGPNGSGKSTLLKLLAGIREPDEGKVIFSSGCRMGYLPQWGVVLREESVLAHAEKAYEQYANIEKEITNLSESIKKADTNAIKLSERIANLSEQLERSGYYTRHKHIHRVLSGLGFSDEDMQRPCSEFSGGWQMRIALARILLSNPDILLMDEPTNYLDIEARLWLGDFLRKWQGGIVLVSHDRDVLDNLVDKTVEIFAGKAKIYRGNYSSYLKQRENEIELIIKRYEEQQKEKQKLESFINRFRANANKASLVQSRIIKLEKMEEIELPPHLIPAKISFPQAPPCSQLMIRWENLSKSYGDMLVFSSYQLEIQRGDRVLVSGPNGAGKTTLLRILAGEDKSFSGELRYGKDVKIGYFSQDTAEKLSEDISIMDYMLRFAGTREQQARDILGAFLFSGDDVYKSLSVLSGGERARVALATLFFAGANLLIMDEPTNHLDIHSKDALCDALMQFGGAIVLVSHDAYFNRKIASRTLYIRDKKLAEYPGSYSDYLKSMSKADTEEKQEDKEQEKPGNAQLLRQRQKELKRDISRIQREEQKIMEELEILAQQKQETEHNLSLPENYADGEKVKQLTDQLKKIIEEEQSLMEIWEHKTMELAQLEEELEKTTT; this is encoded by the coding sequence ATGGCAAGTATAGGTCTTGATAATATATCACTAAGGTTTGGTCCACGTAGTCTTATAGAGAGTTTTTCCTGGACTGTGGATAATAATACGCGGGCTGCTCTTGTGGGTCCCAACGGAAGCGGCAAATCCACGTTGCTTAAGCTTCTTGCAGGTATCAGGGAGCCGGATGAGGGAAAGGTAATCTTTTCTTCTGGCTGCAGAATGGGATATCTGCCTCAGTGGGGAGTTGTACTGCGGGAAGAATCCGTACTGGCACATGCAGAGAAGGCTTACGAACAATATGCAAATATAGAAAAAGAAATAACTAATCTGTCCGAGTCTATAAAAAAGGCTGATACTAATGCCATAAAGCTGTCAGAAAGGATTGCAAATCTGAGTGAACAGCTTGAACGCTCAGGCTATTATACCAGACACAAACATATTCACAGGGTTTTGTCAGGACTTGGCTTTTCTGATGAGGATATGCAGCGTCCGTGCTCAGAGTTTTCTGGCGGCTGGCAAATGAGGATCGCTCTGGCCAGAATTTTGCTTAGTAATCCTGATATTTTGCTTATGGATGAGCCCACCAATTATCTGGATATAGAGGCCAGGTTATGGCTTGGTGATTTCCTCAGAAAATGGCAGGGCGGTATAGTACTAGTATCCCACGACAGGGATGTGCTGGACAACCTGGTAGATAAGACAGTGGAAATTTTTGCAGGCAAAGCAAAAATATATCGCGGCAATTACTCGTCATATTTAAAACAGAGAGAAAACGAGATAGAGCTCATAATCAAGAGATATGAAGAACAACAGAAAGAAAAACAAAAGTTGGAGAGTTTTATCAATAGGTTTCGCGCCAATGCAAATAAGGCCAGTCTTGTGCAGAGCAGAATAATAAAGCTAGAAAAGATGGAAGAGATAGAGCTTCCCCCTCATCTTATACCAGCAAAGATAAGCTTTCCTCAGGCTCCTCCCTGCAGCCAACTCATGATACGTTGGGAGAATTTGTCAAAAAGTTATGGCGATATGCTTGTCTTTTCTTCCTATCAACTGGAGATACAAAGAGGAGACAGAGTTTTAGTATCCGGTCCCAATGGTGCTGGAAAAACAACGCTTCTTAGAATACTTGCAGGAGAAGACAAATCGTTCTCAGGAGAACTCAGATACGGAAAAGATGTCAAAATAGGGTATTTTTCTCAGGATACAGCGGAAAAGCTATCCGAGGACATAAGCATAATGGACTATATGCTTAGATTTGCAGGCACAAGAGAACAACAGGCACGTGACATACTCGGGGCATTTCTCTTTAGCGGAGACGACGTTTACAAGAGCCTATCTGTCCTGAGTGGAGGCGAGCGGGCACGTGTTGCTCTGGCAACACTGTTTTTTGCGGGCGCAAATCTTCTTATAATGGACGAGCCAACAAACCATCTGGATATACACTCCAAGGATGCTCTCTGTGACGCGCTCATGCAGTTTGGCGGAGCAATCGTGCTGGTATCCCACGATGCATACTTTAACAGAAAAATAGCAAGTCGCACGCTATACATACGTGATAAAAAGCTGGCAGAATATCCGGGCAGTTATAGCGACTATCTTAAGAGTATGAGTAAAGCAGATACTGAGGAAAAACAGGAAGATAAAGAGCAGGAAAAACCCGGTAATGCCCAACTTCTAAGACAGAGACAAAAAGAGCTCAAGCGCGATATAAGCCGCATACAACGAGAAGAACAGAAAATAATGGAGGAGCTTGAGATTCTTGCACAACAAAAGCAGGAAACAGAGCACAATCTGAGCCTGCCGGAAAACTATGCGGACGGAGAAAAGGTAAAGCAGCTCACCGACCAGCTAAAAAAAATAATAGAAGAAGAACAGAGCCTCATGGAAATCTGGGAACACAAAACCATGGAGCTTGCGCAGCTTGAAGAAGAGCTGGAAAAGACAACCACATAG